In Bacillus sp. DX3.1, the following proteins share a genomic window:
- a CDS encoding ABC transporter permease has protein sequence MSLLDSIKIALSSILAHKLRSALTMLGIIIGVGSIITVVAIGQGGEAALKSQFVGDGNSTVPIQFNVDMNDPYGMEAMGQPPLTEEDIFEVKKIPEIAHVITTNSNMETFDINDKKEMVSITGLDSEYFAVNKVKVLKGRSLHDTDIEQGNNVVMISKGMEEKVFPKENPVGKIIEMKGQPMQIVGVYKSDNEFMGMSPSEALIPLTLWPTLYGTDEIQSISVQAKNVDDLEKAGKKAADVLNSRKPSDVSGKYEVMNLKEIQEGISKMTGIMTMIIGGIAGISLVVGGIGVMNIMLVSVTERTREIGVRKALGATRSKILLQFLIEAVMLTLLGGLIGIGLGYGGAYIVAKFAKWPPLVSWEVVLGGVLFSMTLGIIFGLIPANKAAKLDPIEALRYE, from the coding sequence ATGAGTTTACTAGATAGTATAAAAATTGCGCTATCTTCTATTCTAGCTCATAAACTGCGCTCGGCACTTACCATGCTTGGCATTATTATCGGTGTTGGCTCCATTATTACGGTTGTCGCAATTGGACAAGGCGGGGAAGCGGCGTTAAAATCACAATTCGTTGGTGATGGTAATAGTACGGTTCCCATTCAATTTAATGTCGATATGAATGATCCATATGGTATGGAAGCAATGGGACAACCACCATTGACTGAAGAAGATATTTTCGAAGTGAAAAAGATTCCAGAAATTGCGCATGTTATTACAACGAACTCAAACATGGAGACATTCGATATCAATGATAAAAAAGAGATGGTTAGCATTACAGGGCTAGATAGTGAATATTTTGCGGTAAATAAGGTGAAGGTGTTAAAAGGCCGTTCCTTACATGATACGGATATTGAACAAGGGAACAACGTTGTTATGATTAGTAAAGGTATGGAAGAAAAAGTATTCCCAAAAGAAAATCCAGTCGGCAAAATTATCGAGATGAAAGGTCAACCGATGCAAATTGTTGGTGTATATAAGTCGGATAATGAATTTATGGGAATGAGTCCTTCAGAAGCATTGATTCCGCTTACATTATGGCCAACCTTATATGGAACAGATGAAATTCAAAGTATTTCGGTTCAAGCGAAAAATGTAGATGATCTGGAGAAAGCGGGTAAAAAGGCAGCCGACGTATTAAATAGTCGTAAGCCAAGCGATGTTTCCGGTAAATACGAAGTGATGAATTTAAAAGAAATTCAAGAAGGTATTTCGAAGATGACTGGTATTATGACGATGATTATCGGCGGTATTGCTGGCATTTCATTAGTCGTTGGTGGCATTGGCGTTATGAATATTATGCTCGTGTCAGTGACAGAACGTACACGCGAGATTGGGGTGCGAAAAGCACTTGGTGCAACGCGTAGCAAAATCTTACTGCAATTCTTAATTGAAGCGGTAATGCTGACACTTCTTGGCGGATTAATTGGAATCGGGCTTGGCTATGGCGGCGCATATATCGTTGCAAAATTTGCAAAATGGCCACCACTCGTTTCATGGGAAGTTGTGCTCGGCGGCGTGTTATTCTCCATGACACTCGGCATCATTTTCGGATTAATTCCAGCGAACAAAGCAGCGAAACTAGATCCAATTGAGGCACTTCGTTACGAATAG
- a CDS encoding DUF2922 domain-containing protein — MKVLELIFLNEDGKTTTFSIDNPTTPVNTETINSVMDTILASDIFLSIGPNTRKKGARLVEKTVSEVAVMA, encoded by the coding sequence ATGAAAGTACTTGAGCTTATTTTCTTGAACGAAGATGGGAAAACAACAACCTTTTCCATCGATAACCCAACGACACCTGTGAATACTGAAACAATCAACAGTGTCATGGACACCATTCTTGCATCGGATATTTTCTTATCTATTGGCCCGAACACCCGTAAAAAAGGAGCACGCCTCGTTGAAAAGACAGTATCAGAAGTAGCCGTTATGGCTTAA
- a CDS encoding DEAD/DEAH box helicase: MIIQTEVTIRLQHISTGWFLWAEDETGSPLPVEDWKHSAFTWHSTSFYGTFLKEGTYEERIGIMLTNIQAFEYIAKKPMNSFAKLQMNGPITALTPNAKELWDAYVDGNFLPDMKHWSEYPSWKVTGVPNEDEMMANLFSDAINETIRQDARSSDTWDDAKRLYEHYDFTKRQLETAMHEEDWLRKIGYIEDDLPFTIGLRLQEPQDEFEMWKLETIATTKRGAHRTYVYDGTDSLPKRWQSYEQRIIEAQEGFGKLVPWLREADQFRDELYETEAWNFLTEASNELLAAGVSILLPSWWQNLKASKPKLRVQLKQNTNQTQAFFGMNTLVDFDWRVSTNGIDLSEKEFFDLVEQNKRLFHLNGQWMRLDPAFIEEVKKLMKRADKYGLEMKDVLQQHLSSAAETEIVQEDNPFSDIEIELDDYYDELFQKLIHIGDIPKVSVPTSLQATLRPYQEQGVEWLLYLRELGFGALLADDMGLGKSIQTITYLLYTKENRLQTGPALIVAPTSVLGNWQKEFERFAPSLRVQLHYGSNRSKGETFKGFLQDTDVVLTSYALAQLDEEELSTQCWDSIILDEAQNIKNPHTKQSRAVRNLRANHKIALTGTPMENRLSELWSIFDFLNHGYLGSLSQFQRRFVTPIEKDRDEAKIQQVQRFISPFLLRRTKQDQTVALNLPDKQEQKAYCPLTGEQASLYEQLVQDTLRNIKGLTGIERRGFILLMLNKLKQICNHPALYLKEETPKDVVQRSMKTQTLMDLIENIKDQNESCLIFTQYIGMGNMLKTILEEKFGQRVIFLNGSVPKKERDKMIEQFQNGTYDIFILSLKAGGTGLNLTAANHVIHYDRWWNPAVENQATDRAHRIGQKRFVHVHKLITTGTLEEKIDEMLERKQSLNNAIITSDSWMTELSTDELKELLGV; this comes from the coding sequence ATGATCATACAAACTGAAGTAACCATTCGGCTCCAGCACATAAGTACAGGTTGGTTTCTTTGGGCAGAAGATGAAACTGGATCACCCTTACCTGTAGAGGATTGGAAGCACAGTGCCTTCACATGGCATTCTACATCCTTCTACGGTACCTTTTTGAAAGAAGGTACATATGAAGAGCGAATCGGCATTATGCTGACAAATATTCAAGCGTTTGAGTATATTGCCAAAAAACCGATGAACTCCTTTGCTAAATTACAAATGAATGGTCCCATTACTGCACTCACGCCAAACGCAAAAGAACTATGGGATGCTTATGTAGACGGAAACTTTTTACCTGATATGAAACATTGGAGCGAATATCCATCGTGGAAAGTTACAGGCGTCCCAAATGAAGATGAGATGATGGCAAATCTCTTCTCAGATGCCATTAATGAAACGATTCGCCAAGATGCTCGTTCAAGTGATACATGGGACGATGCAAAACGATTATATGAGCATTATGACTTTACGAAAAGACAACTGGAAACAGCGATGCATGAAGAGGATTGGCTGCGAAAAATTGGTTATATAGAAGACGACCTTCCGTTTACAATCGGCCTTCGCCTGCAAGAACCACAAGATGAATTTGAGATGTGGAAACTCGAGACCATTGCAACAACGAAACGTGGTGCACATCGAACATACGTATACGATGGTACCGATTCATTACCAAAGCGATGGCAAAGTTATGAACAGCGTATTATCGAAGCCCAAGAAGGCTTTGGCAAACTCGTACCGTGGTTACGAGAAGCTGACCAATTCCGGGATGAACTCTACGAAACGGAAGCGTGGAATTTTTTAACAGAAGCAAGTAACGAGTTACTCGCGGCTGGCGTTTCTATTTTACTACCATCTTGGTGGCAAAATTTAAAAGCTTCCAAACCGAAGCTACGTGTCCAATTGAAACAAAATACAAACCAGACGCAAGCCTTCTTTGGCATGAACACCCTTGTCGATTTTGACTGGCGTGTATCAACCAATGGGATTGACCTATCAGAAAAAGAATTTTTCGATCTCGTAGAACAAAATAAACGACTCTTCCATTTGAACGGTCAATGGATGCGACTTGATCCTGCCTTTATTGAAGAAGTGAAAAAGCTTATGAAGCGCGCTGATAAATACGGTCTCGAAATGAAGGACGTTCTGCAGCAGCACTTATCCAGCGCGGCAGAAACAGAAATCGTACAGGAAGACAATCCATTTTCAGACATTGAAATCGAGCTAGATGATTATTACGACGAGCTCTTTCAGAAATTGATACATATCGGGGACATTCCAAAGGTTTCCGTGCCAACTTCCTTGCAAGCCACACTTCGTCCGTATCAAGAGCAAGGTGTGGAGTGGCTTTTATATTTACGAGAGCTCGGGTTTGGGGCACTATTAGCAGATGATATGGGACTCGGAAAGAGCATTCAAACAATCACTTACTTGCTATACACAAAAGAAAACCGCCTGCAAACAGGTCCAGCACTGATTGTGGCACCTACATCTGTTCTTGGGAACTGGCAAAAGGAATTTGAGCGCTTTGCACCGAGCTTACGCGTTCAATTACACTATGGAAGCAATCGTTCCAAAGGCGAGACATTTAAAGGCTTTCTCCAAGATACAGATGTTGTGTTAACATCGTATGCACTTGCACAGCTTGATGAAGAAGAACTAAGTACGCAGTGCTGGGATTCGATTATTCTAGATGAGGCGCAGAATATTAAGAACCCGCATACGAAACAATCACGCGCCGTCCGCAACTTGCGAGCAAATCACAAAATTGCCTTAACGGGTACGCCAATGGAAAACCGTTTATCAGAGCTATGGTCCATTTTCGACTTCCTGAACCACGGTTATCTCGGAAGCTTATCACAGTTTCAGCGCCGCTTCGTAACGCCGATTGAAAAGGATCGTGATGAAGCGAAAATCCAGCAAGTGCAGCGGTTCATTTCACCATTTTTACTGCGCCGTACAAAGCAAGATCAAACGGTCGCATTAAACTTACCGGACAAACAAGAACAAAAGGCGTATTGTCCGCTAACAGGTGAACAAGCATCACTATACGAACAGCTCGTGCAGGATACGCTGAGAAATATTAAAGGATTAACCGGGATTGAACGACGCGGATTTATTTTACTTATGCTTAATAAGCTAAAACAAATTTGTAATCATCCCGCTCTTTACTTAAAAGAGGAAACACCAAAAGATGTCGTACAGCGATCCATGAAGACACAAACATTAATGGATCTCATTGAAAATATAAAAGATCAAAATGAAAGCTGCCTCATTTTCACGCAGTATATTGGGATGGGGAATATGCTAAAAACCATATTAGAAGAGAAGTTTGGACAGCGTGTTATCTTCTTAAATGGTAGTGTACCGAAGAAAGAGCGTGACAAGATGATTGAGCAGTTCCAAAACGGAACGTACGATATTTTCATCCTGTCATTAAAGGCCGGCGGAACAGGTCTAAACTTAACCGCAGCAAACCACGTCATTCATTATGACCGCTGGTGGAATCCGGCTGTAGAAAACCAAGCGACAGACCGTGCCCATCGCATCGGACAAAAGCGATTTGTACACGTTCATAAACTCATTACAACAGGAACACTTGAGGAAAAAATCGATGAAATGCTAGAGCGAAAACAATCGCTCAACAACGCGATTATCACAAGTGACAGTTGGATGACAGAACTATCAACAGATGAACTGAAAGAGCTACTTGGTGTATAG
- a CDS encoding efflux RND transporter periplasmic adaptor subunit — MLPNTVRTPNKKKKWIIIGVIALIVVVAAVNIFVMQGKKKGEAKADAVSFEKVTERTLNNTKLISGQVQPGNIESFYADPTKGKVKDIEVKEGQEVEKGTKLFSYDNEEINLQMKQAELDQKMASMRYDQGKKKIDSLKKEIKKAKDSGAGKEVTEPLDEQVSELEIQQKTTELEKEKGELQSQELKKKQSELTIYSNFAGVVQKLDKDAAQSSTQAVGGQGKSFLQIASKDPFQIQGTLTELQKSQIQQDQPFTATAKANGKKKWTGKITEVSEFPTNAEVAQAAGPGGEGSQNMSQYTYKASLDGQEGLSPGYHVSLQVSLENKKMIAVPSKSIVEKDGDAFVYIEEKGKLRKQNVKKGSTDGDWTEAEGVTVGQKVVKNPSDNVYDGMEVKEK, encoded by the coding sequence ATGTTACCAAATACCGTTCGTACTCCAAATAAGAAGAAGAAATGGATCATCATTGGGGTTATTGCTTTAATCGTCGTCGTTGCAGCCGTCAATATTTTTGTGATGCAAGGGAAAAAGAAGGGCGAGGCAAAAGCAGACGCTGTTAGCTTCGAAAAAGTAACAGAGCGTACGCTTAATAATACGAAATTAATTTCGGGACAGGTACAGCCTGGAAATATTGAAAGCTTCTATGCAGATCCGACAAAGGGGAAAGTGAAGGATATTGAGGTTAAAGAAGGACAAGAAGTAGAAAAGGGAACGAAATTATTTTCCTATGATAATGAAGAAATTAATTTACAAATGAAGCAAGCTGAACTTGATCAGAAAATGGCTTCTATGCGCTATGATCAAGGGAAAAAGAAAATAGATTCATTGAAGAAAGAAATTAAGAAAGCGAAAGATAGCGGTGCGGGGAAAGAGGTAACAGAACCGTTAGATGAGCAAGTAAGCGAACTAGAAATACAGCAGAAAACAACTGAGCTTGAGAAGGAAAAAGGAGAGTTACAATCGCAGGAGTTAAAGAAAAAGCAAAGTGAGCTAACGATATATAGTAACTTCGCTGGTGTTGTGCAAAAGCTAGATAAAGATGCGGCGCAAAGTTCGACGCAAGCAGTGGGTGGACAAGGGAAATCATTTTTACAAATTGCATCTAAAGATCCATTCCAAATTCAGGGAACGTTAACAGAGCTCCAAAAATCACAAATTCAACAGGATCAACCATTTACCGCAACTGCGAAAGCAAATGGTAAGAAAAAGTGGACAGGAAAGATTACAGAAGTGAGCGAATTCCCGACAAATGCCGAGGTGGCACAAGCAGCTGGACCAGGTGGTGAAGGGTCTCAAAACATGTCTCAATATACATATAAAGCAAGTTTAGATGGACAAGAAGGTTTATCTCCAGGCTATCACGTTTCACTACAAGTAAGCTTAGAAAACAAGAAGATGATTGCTGTTCCTAGTAAGAGCATTGTAGAAAAAGATGGTGATGCATTTGTTTATATAGAAGAGAAAGGGAAGCTTCGTAAACAAAATGTGAAAAAGGGTTCTACTGACGGCGATTGGACAGAAGCTGAAGGCGTAACAGTAGGACAAAAGGTGGTTAAAAATCCTTCCGACAACGTGTATGACGGAATGGAAGTGAAAGAAAAATGA
- a CDS encoding MFS transporter: MFNWLKAPPSIERLPKHMIDKLYMILRIRVLVGISVGYAAYYLVRSNFTLSSTYLMKDYGFSTAEIGLLGSVTAIIYGFSKFFMGNLSDKAHAQRFIAVGLFLSGLVNICFGFANSFGMIVTLLVFNGIVQGMGAPPCSIVMTKWFSKKERGTKTGLWNISHNIGAMLVPPLVGLGVGIFGENHWQGGVFIFPAIIAMVIAVLVWINGKDTPESVGLPPIDEYRNDYENLEKADNASKMSPKEILVKYVLKNKFVWYLCIANAFVYLIRFGVINWVPIYLTTVKGFTKTEAHAAFSIFEAAAIPSSLIVGFLSDKLFKGKRMPLCIISMAGVVIGTLVYWQATNILVVSIAVSIIGCLIYVPQFLIGLSAMELVPKFAVGTTVGMCGLFGYVGGSLVANAVIGVIVDRSGWDGCFILLLAGGILSTVFLFIVQRGHEKKGPKDQIA; the protein is encoded by the coding sequence ATGTTTAATTGGCTTAAGGCACCGCCATCAATCGAACGACTACCGAAGCATATGATTGATAAGTTATATATGATTTTACGTATTCGTGTGTTAGTAGGTATTTCAGTTGGATATGCAGCGTATTATTTAGTTCGCAGTAACTTTACTTTATCAAGTACGTATTTAATGAAAGACTATGGGTTTAGTACAGCGGAAATTGGATTACTAGGATCAGTAACGGCAATTATTTATGGTTTTAGTAAATTCTTTATGGGGAATTTATCAGATAAGGCTCATGCCCAGCGCTTTATAGCGGTTGGTTTATTCTTATCAGGGCTTGTAAATATTTGTTTCGGTTTCGCCAATTCATTTGGAATGATTGTAACACTACTTGTGTTTAACGGCATTGTGCAAGGTATGGGAGCACCACCTTGTAGTATTGTAATGACAAAGTGGTTCTCGAAGAAAGAACGTGGTACAAAAACAGGGCTGTGGAATATTTCACATAATATTGGTGCGATGCTTGTGCCACCACTTGTAGGACTTGGTGTTGGTATTTTCGGTGAAAATCATTGGCAAGGCGGCGTCTTCATTTTCCCAGCAATTATTGCGATGGTTATTGCAGTCCTTGTTTGGATTAACGGTAAGGATACACCAGAATCTGTCGGTCTTCCTCCAATTGATGAATACCGTAATGATTATGAAAATCTTGAGAAGGCAGACAATGCCAGCAAAATGTCACCAAAAGAAATTTTGGTAAAGTATGTATTAAAAAATAAATTTGTTTGGTATTTATGTATTGCGAATGCATTTGTATATTTAATTCGTTTCGGCGTTATTAACTGGGTACCGATTTATTTAACAACTGTTAAAGGATTTACAAAAACAGAGGCACATGCAGCATTTTCTATATTTGAAGCGGCTGCGATTCCGAGTTCCTTAATCGTCGGTTTCTTAAGTGATAAATTATTTAAAGGAAAACGTATGCCATTATGTATTATTAGTATGGCCGGTGTTGTTATTGGAACGTTAGTATATTGGCAAGCTACGAACATACTTGTTGTAAGTATTGCGGTTTCGATTATTGGTTGCTTAATTTACGTACCACAGTTTTTAATCGGCCTAAGCGCGATGGAATTAGTACCGAAATTTGCAGTAGGTACAACAGTTGGTATGTGTGGTCTGTTCGGTTATGTAGGAGGAAGTCTTGTAGCAAACGCAGTGATCGGTGTCATTGTGGATCGCTCTGGTTGGGACGGTTGCTTCATCTTATTATTAGCAGGCGGTATTTTATCAACAGTATTCTTATTTATCGTTCAGCGTGGACATGAGAAAAAAGGCCCTAAGGATCAAATTGCTTAA
- a CDS encoding ABC transporter ATP-binding protein: protein MITLNNIYKTYYQGNLAVPILHGISLTIQSGEFVSIMGPSGSGKSTLMNIIGCLDRPTEGEYMLNDVNILTADEGKLALIRNEYIGFVFQHFNLLPRLSAVENVELPLIYGGVKKAERRQRALEALGKVGLSDRVSHLPSELSGGQKQRVAIARSIANDPTFIMADEPTGALDTKSGQQVMDIFTKLNAEGTTIVMVTHEEEVAAYSSRRIVLRDGKITEDRRCAV, encoded by the coding sequence ATGATTACGTTAAATAATATTTACAAGACGTATTATCAAGGTAATCTTGCTGTACCGATTTTGCATGGGATTAGTTTAACGATTCAAAGCGGTGAGTTTGTTTCTATTATGGGACCATCTGGTTCTGGGAAATCGACGCTTATGAATATAATAGGTTGTTTAGATCGTCCAACAGAAGGTGAATACATGTTGAATGATGTGAATATCTTAACAGCAGATGAGGGGAAACTTGCCCTTATTCGCAATGAGTATATTGGCTTTGTATTTCAACATTTTAACTTACTACCACGTCTTTCAGCAGTAGAAAATGTTGAGCTTCCGCTTATATACGGCGGTGTAAAGAAAGCGGAGCGCCGCCAGCGGGCTCTTGAGGCACTTGGAAAAGTCGGATTGTCAGACCGAGTAAGTCATTTACCAAGTGAGCTATCAGGTGGGCAAAAACAGCGTGTAGCCATTGCTCGTTCTATTGCGAATGATCCGACGTTTATTATGGCTGATGAGCCAACTGGTGCCCTTGATACGAAATCTGGGCAGCAGGTTATGGATATTTTTACGAAGTTAAACGCGGAAGGTACGACGATTGTTATGGTTACGCATGAAGAGGAAGTTGCAGCGTATTCTTCGCGCCGCATTGTTCTGAGAGACGGGAAAATTACTGAAGATAGAAGGTGTGCGGTATGA
- a CDS encoding competence protein ComK: MYDLFSLDTIYSSTMMLQPYGDPFYRTKIQTTHGILYSLKTPIDLIKELIIAHNSSTYEGRRKAIMKKWDLQQNTPIPIDHRHFICAIPTKSPAAWDCIWVFYKYIKKIKEYGSKQTRLHFCNGETEILPITCYKMKQQWRKAGNLLSQMNMQDAQTPFGH; encoded by the coding sequence TTGTATGATCTATTTAGTCTTGATACTATTTACAGTTCTACAATGATGCTGCAGCCTTATGGAGATCCTTTTTATCGTACAAAAATTCAAACGACACACGGTATTCTTTACTCGTTGAAAACACCAATAGACTTAATAAAAGAACTTATCATCGCTCACAATTCTTCTACATACGAAGGCAGACGAAAAGCAATTATGAAAAAATGGGACTTACAGCAAAATACACCGATCCCGATTGATCACCGTCATTTTATTTGTGCTATTCCTACAAAATCTCCTGCCGCTTGGGACTGTATTTGGGTCTTCTACAAATATATTAAGAAAATTAAAGAGTACGGAAGTAAGCAAACACGACTACATTTTTGCAACGGCGAAACCGAAATTCTTCCCATTACCTGTTATAAGATGAAACAACAATGGAGGAAAGCCGGTAACCTGTTAAGTCAAATGAATATGCAAGATGCCCAAACTCCCTTTGGGCACTAG
- a CDS encoding VanZ family protein, which produces MNRKWLFWIPVLLWMGIIFYSSAQPYKNQDMRPEIEKYVNVEFVTDYFSWVSIDYGGGTPVSIENKGVAGFIEFFLRKGAHFMVFFMLGALTYYALQCSGFSRKRSFLFALLFIAGYATLDEIHQAFTGDRTPMWQDSLLDTCGGLTGITVSNWFWKRKRS; this is translated from the coding sequence ATGAATCGTAAATGGTTATTTTGGATTCCCGTTTTATTATGGATGGGAATCATTTTTTATTCTTCTGCTCAGCCATATAAGAATCAGGATATGCGCCCAGAAATTGAAAAATATGTCAATGTAGAGTTTGTGACAGACTACTTTTCATGGGTATCTATCGATTATGGCGGAGGGACGCCGGTCAGCATTGAAAATAAAGGTGTTGCTGGTTTTATTGAGTTTTTCCTTCGTAAAGGGGCTCATTTTATGGTGTTCTTTATGCTTGGGGCACTCACGTATTATGCATTGCAGTGCTCTGGATTTTCAAGAAAGCGTTCCTTCTTATTTGCGCTTCTTTTCATTGCGGGGTATGCAACACTTGATGAAATTCATCAAGCATTTACAGGTGACCGTACACCGATGTGGCAAGACTCTTTGCTGGACACGTGCGGTGGATTAACGGGAATTACAGTAAGTAACTGGTTTTGGAAAAGAAAAAGGAGCTGA
- a CDS encoding DUF1659 domain-containing protein encodes MAIQTIVSEMSLRLVFNGGTDEKGKSIMKNKQFKKVKPNADLTKAYEVANALSSLQELRLDAVQILSTADLSNQ; translated from the coding sequence ATGGCAATTCAAACGATTGTATCTGAAATGAGCTTACGCCTTGTATTTAACGGTGGTACAGACGAAAAAGGAAAAAGCATCATGAAAAACAAGCAATTTAAAAAAGTAAAACCAAATGCCGATTTAACGAAAGCGTATGAAGTTGCAAATGCACTCTCTTCGTTACAAGAATTACGACTTGATGCTGTTCAAATCCTTAGCACAGCGGATTTATCCAATCAATAA
- a CDS encoding DUF4359 domain-containing protein has product MKWKYISVALLVLFFVYLANSNPSKGDYTEWSSKQFMTRNDVNEKLTAIEKEDPDGLFGELATIGKKLAKNYVKPQVRLLIDHYTERSDYIFFSTYTTEFTIGEKNYKYVSIGLSHIFIPIEMPKKEEGTAK; this is encoded by the coding sequence ATGAAGTGGAAATATATTAGTGTGGCACTGCTTGTTCTCTTTTTTGTATATTTAGCAAATAGTAACCCGAGTAAAGGGGACTATACAGAGTGGTCGTCAAAGCAATTTATGACGCGCAATGATGTGAATGAGAAGTTAACAGCAATTGAAAAAGAAGATCCAGATGGACTTTTCGGTGAACTAGCAACAATTGGCAAGAAGCTAGCGAAAAATTATGTAAAGCCGCAAGTTAGATTATTAATTGACCATTATACGGAGCGTAGCGATTATATTTTCTTCTCAACATATACGACTGAGTTTACAATTGGAGAGAAAAATTATAAATATGTTTCGATTGGACTCTCGCATATTTTTATTCCAATTGAAATGCCGAAGAAAGAAGAAGGAACTGCAAAATAA
- a CDS encoding Yip1 family protein, which yields MEPNVNTQKVGGEKPSLLGMITSPGLQFERMKTKSPVWGAFFLFIVIAAIASAVTAYQAMNNPELIGNAPDEAAAGMMRNIALGAGAITGLLGAAVWFFIAAGFYKIIMMLMGNDTPYMKLLSIYLYASIVTYLGVVVNLILRVVLGGDATTSYTSLGTLFEPGTFAYGIGSAFEIFSIWGLVVTGLGLHIAAGLSKKQATILVVVFFILSVAFSSLTGLTPKA from the coding sequence ATGGAACCGAATGTCAATACACAGAAGGTTGGCGGGGAAAAGCCGTCATTACTGGGAATGATTACATCTCCAGGATTACAGTTTGAAAGAATGAAGACGAAAAGTCCGGTTTGGGGTGCATTTTTCCTTTTCATTGTAATAGCAGCGATTGCGAGTGCTGTTACTGCTTATCAAGCAATGAATAACCCAGAATTAATAGGAAACGCACCGGATGAAGCAGCAGCTGGAATGATGCGCAATATTGCACTTGGTGCAGGGGCAATTACAGGTCTTTTAGGTGCAGCAGTATGGTTCTTTATTGCAGCAGGATTCTATAAGATTATTATGATGCTTATGGGGAATGATACTCCTTATATGAAGCTATTATCTATCTATTTATATGCAAGTATAGTTACGTATCTAGGTGTAGTTGTGAATTTGATTTTAAGAGTGGTACTTGGTGGAGATGCTACTACATCATATACAAGTTTAGGTACTTTATTTGAACCAGGTACGTTTGCTTACGGCATTGGTTCAGCGTTTGAAATCTTTAGCATTTGGGGCTTAGTTGTAACGGGATTAGGTCTACACATTGCAGCTGGTTTAAGTAAGAAGCAAGCGACTATTCTTGTTGTAGTCTTCTTTATTCTTTCAGTTGCCTTTAGTAGTCTAACTGGTCTTACGCCAAAAGCATAA
- a CDS encoding sigma-70 family RNA polymerase sigma factor yields MKPVTFTETVVLYEKMIKNQMKKLCIYREYEEYYQCGLIALWRAYEKYEAEKGSFSAYALVTVRGYLLERLKKERRFQDRHTCVEQEILQNVCGGEESSDMQEYMSLLDEKEKYVIWERFYVGKKMHEIADDMEMTYHQARWVYRQALEKMRAAVR; encoded by the coding sequence ATGAAGCCAGTCACTTTCACGGAGACAGTTGTCTTATATGAGAAGATGATTAAAAATCAGATGAAAAAGCTTTGTATTTATCGAGAGTATGAAGAGTATTACCAGTGTGGTTTAATTGCACTTTGGCGGGCGTATGAAAAGTATGAGGCGGAAAAGGGAAGCTTTTCTGCTTATGCACTTGTAACGGTGCGCGGATATTTATTAGAGAGATTAAAAAAAGAGCGACGGTTTCAAGATCGTCATACATGTGTAGAACAGGAAATCTTGCAAAATGTATGTGGAGGGGAGGAGTCTTCAGACATGCAAGAATATATGAGTTTGCTAGATGAGAAAGAGAAGTATGTGATCTGGGAACGCTTTTATGTAGGAAAGAAAATGCATGAAATTGCCGATGATATGGAGATGACCTATCATCAAGCGCGCTGGGTGTATCGGCAAGCGCTGGAAAAAATGCGGGCGGCGGTACGATGA